From Stenotrophomonas nitritireducens, the proteins below share one genomic window:
- a CDS encoding TolC family protein, producing MSILTGRSLSATGLAVAVLLALVPTGHVAAQTAPSYESLLSRLNQMPATVQGVALAEAAEARVQQARALPNPTVSIEAENAYGTGPYKGFSNADSIVTLSQPLEIWGQRGARVRAARAEAGAAGLRGDLMRSDAAGRLAATYAEAEAALRRYELASEALALIEQDAKAVAAMVSEGREPNLRGVQARSEVANAKASLDEAEAYRDAALARLAGVSLVDSPLTDIGESLLDRVPSHPIDNEAAPLAVRIAQAEADASGRLIDVERKRALPQLSASVAQTRFRQAGDQAYNVGISLSIPLFDRNRGAIQAAYAEQRAAEAVLEAQRRDSEAARLGAVASLKASNSRARAADESVQAADEAYRLARIGFEAGRISQLELRSTRSTLIAARGSAVDARLSRVAAEIDLARLEGRAPFVEAK from the coding sequence ATGTCGATTTTGACGGGTCGGTCGCTTTCAGCGACCGGGTTGGCTGTCGCTGTTCTGCTGGCGTTGGTGCCAACCGGGCATGTAGCTGCTCAAACTGCACCATCTTACGAATCGTTGCTTTCTCGCTTGAACCAGATGCCTGCGACGGTCCAAGGCGTCGCGCTGGCTGAGGCAGCCGAGGCGCGGGTACAACAGGCTCGGGCACTGCCCAATCCGACGGTCTCCATCGAAGCGGAGAACGCCTACGGCACTGGTCCCTACAAAGGTTTCTCAAACGCTGACAGCATTGTCACCCTCTCCCAGCCGCTGGAGATTTGGGGTCAACGAGGGGCCCGAGTGCGCGCCGCGCGTGCGGAGGCTGGGGCTGCAGGCTTGCGGGGTGATCTGATGCGCAGTGACGCAGCGGGTCGCCTGGCTGCGACATACGCCGAAGCAGAGGCTGCGCTGCGCCGATATGAGTTGGCCAGCGAGGCATTGGCCTTGATTGAACAGGACGCCAAGGCGGTAGCTGCGATGGTCAGCGAGGGACGTGAGCCCAACCTGCGCGGTGTGCAGGCACGGAGCGAGGTCGCCAATGCAAAGGCCAGCCTAGATGAGGCCGAGGCCTACCGGGATGCGGCGCTTGCTCGCCTAGCCGGGGTGTCCTTAGTGGACAGCCCGCTGACCGACATCGGCGAAAGCCTGCTTGACCGAGTGCCCTCTCACCCAATTGACAATGAGGCCGCCCCGCTTGCCGTTCGTATCGCCCAAGCCGAAGCGGACGCCTCCGGCCGCCTTATCGATGTTGAGCGCAAGCGTGCGTTGCCACAACTGAGTGCATCCGTGGCTCAGACGCGCTTCCGCCAAGCGGGCGACCAAGCTTACAACGTGGGCATCAGCCTTTCGATCCCCCTATTCGATCGTAACCGCGGTGCGATCCAGGCGGCCTATGCGGAACAACGTGCTGCCGAAGCGGTTCTGGAGGCTCAGAGGCGTGACAGTGAGGCGGCCCGTTTGGGAGCGGTAGCGAGTCTCAAGGCATCCAACAGCCGCGCACGAGCAGCGGATGAAAGCGTACAGGCCGCAGATGAAGCCTATCGGCTGGCCCGCATCGGATTTGAGGCAGGTCGTATATCGCAATTGGAGCTGCGCAGCACGCGATCAACCCTGATCGCTGCGCGTGGCAGTGCTGTGGATGCCCGTCTTAGCCGGGTGGCAGCAGAAATCGACCTCGCCCGCCTTGAAGGGCGCGCACCGTTTGTGGAGGCAAAATGA
- a CDS encoding efflux RND transporter periplasmic adaptor subunit translates to MNKYGNKTLIGATLLATLMMTGALTSCSGGAQEDAKSTGTEAEKPAGKDDGHDDHAADAKPGSAEAHSEGDGDGEHGEEESEEGVVKLTPDQIKASGIGVVAVGRGGGASTRLAGRVEPAIGGRAAIASTVTGRVERVLVAPGTAVKSNQPLVIIVSGEAATFKAAATAAAAEAEAIRLAYGRDKSLVEQGVVARQELEASRARSLAADAAASAARAQVAASGSPDSSGRVTISSPVAGVVGNVQVTPGGVVSAGTLVAEVSNPDMNELVFTAPPALATLAVPGMKLEVTGPGGSFEAEVIAAAANVMQQGGTATIRAKPISEKLPPAGSPVSAVIIADSAAEGMSVPADAVQSVDGRSVVFVAVQGGFQATPVLAGRRAGNRIEILNGLTGSERLVGANAFLLKAELAKGEAEHGH, encoded by the coding sequence ATGAACAAGTACGGAAACAAGACGCTCATCGGAGCGACGCTGCTGGCTACCTTGATGATGACCGGCGCGCTGACCTCATGCAGTGGCGGGGCGCAGGAGGATGCCAAATCCACCGGTACGGAGGCAGAAAAGCCGGCTGGAAAGGATGATGGTCACGACGATCACGCAGCTGACGCAAAGCCGGGCTCCGCCGAGGCGCACAGTGAAGGTGATGGTGATGGCGAACATGGCGAAGAGGAGTCCGAGGAAGGTGTAGTCAAGCTGACGCCTGACCAGATCAAGGCATCTGGCATCGGCGTGGTGGCTGTCGGCCGCGGCGGTGGCGCATCGACCCGCCTTGCAGGTCGCGTCGAGCCGGCCATCGGGGGGCGTGCTGCCATCGCCTCAACGGTCACCGGCCGCGTTGAGCGCGTGCTTGTTGCGCCGGGTACAGCCGTCAAGAGCAACCAGCCCCTGGTGATCATTGTCAGTGGAGAAGCTGCGACCTTCAAAGCCGCCGCCACTGCCGCTGCGGCGGAGGCCGAAGCCATTCGCCTGGCCTACGGCCGCGACAAGTCTCTTGTCGAGCAGGGCGTAGTGGCTCGCCAGGAGCTGGAGGCCTCGCGCGCGCGCTCTTTGGCCGCTGATGCCGCCGCTAGTGCTGCACGTGCACAGGTAGCGGCCAGTGGATCTCCGGACAGTTCCGGCCGGGTGACAATCTCCAGTCCTGTCGCTGGCGTGGTTGGCAACGTCCAAGTGACGCCCGGTGGTGTCGTCTCAGCTGGAACGCTTGTTGCGGAGGTTTCCAATCCGGACATGAATGAACTCGTATTCACTGCACCGCCAGCACTGGCCACTCTCGCGGTGCCCGGAATGAAGCTGGAAGTGACTGGCCCGGGCGGAAGCTTCGAAGCTGAGGTGATTGCCGCCGCTGCGAATGTGATGCAGCAGGGAGGCACCGCGACCATTCGCGCCAAACCAATTTCGGAGAAGTTGCCACCGGCCGGCTCCCCCGTTTCGGCCGTCATCATCGCCGATAGTGCCGCTGAAGGTATGAGTGTGCCGGCGGATGCGGTCCAAAGCGTTGATGGCAGAAGTGTTGTCTTCGTTGCCGTCCAGGGTGGTTTCCAGGCTACGCCGGTACTCGCTGGTCGTCGTGCAGGTAATCGAATCGAAATCCTTAACGGCCTGACAGGTAGTGAGCGCCTCGTAGGCGCCAATGCCTTCCTGCTCAAAGCCGAACTGGCCAAGGGCGAAGCCGAGCACGGCCACTAA